DNA sequence from the Callithrix jacchus isolate 240 chromosome 13, calJac240_pri, whole genome shotgun sequence genome:
AGCCTGACTTTCACACCCTGCACTCCTGAGAccagatgtttttgtttttttgtttttgtttttattttttgagatggagatggagtctcgctttgttacctaggctggagtgcagtggcacaatcttggctcaattcgacctctgcctcctcgatccaagcgattctcctgagtcagcctcccaagtagctgggattacaggcatgtgccaccacacccagctaatttttgtatttttagtagagatggggtttcaccatgttggccaggctgctctcaaactcctgacctcaaatgatctgctgcctcggcctcccaaagtgctgggattacaggcgtgagtcactgtacctggccaagacCAGATTCTTTAAAGTAGAAAAAGACAATCTGGGAACGCTTCTCCTTTCTGGTCACCCCTCCCTCGTGGCTCATGGTACTGCCACTCTCCAGTCCCGCAGGCCTGCTGCTGGTCACGGGCAGCACCTGCTCCCTCTCTCATATCTGGTATTTCAGGCTGGGGGTGTGAAGAGTCCCCAGCAAGGCGGGactggaggcagggaaggggcagCAGTAGCTGGCTCGGTAGGGCTGCCTGCCTAAGTGGACAGCCCAAAGCTTACCTCCCTGCCCTGCACTAAGCACCAAATCACAGGACCAAGGCTGACTGGCCTGGGAAGAGGAAAGCTGGCCTGGGGGGCTGGCGAGGTGTCCTCATTCCTCACAGCCTCCTTCCTCACATCCTCCTTCCTGCCCTTTCCCAGGAACTGAGCACCTTCCCCAGGGAGGTGGGGGGCATGGGGGCGGGGCTGCACCCCGTGGTATACCCGTGCACGGccctgctgctgctctgccttTTCGCCACCATCATCACCTACATCCTCAACCACAGGTGGGTGCTCCTGCAGGAGGGAGGGCATGGTGGGCAGGCATGGAATTCAGCTTTGCAATGAGGGAGGAACTCTGAGGCAGGTGTGGGAAACTCCCAGGGCAGGTGGGCTTACTGAGGACTTGGCAGAGATTTTTCCTAGATGGGTTCACATGACTTTCTCTCACCCATTTGAATGTTCTGGGGTTGAAATCACTTTGAGAGGTTAAGGACTCCCTGCCCTGTGGCATCTGTCACGTTCCCACCCATGCATACACGCAGATATGTGCCTGCCCCCCATGGCTCTCCCAGTGGCCTTGAGACCCCATGGGCCTGACCTTGGGCTGGGGGTTCCATTAATCTGAGACTGTTTCTGGGCAGCTCCATCTATGTGTCCCGGAAGAGCTGGCACATGCTGCTGAACCTGTGCTTCCACATGGCCATGACCTCCGCCGTCTttgcagggggcatcacactcaCCAACTACCAGATGGTCTGCCAGGCAGTAAGCAGGAGCAGGGGCTCGGGGGTGGTGCCTGAAGATGAGTGCTGGCAGCTAGACATACAGTAGGAAGATGCGCTGGCAGAAAAAGGCTCACAGGCCACAGCTCCATAGCTTCCTCTGTGGCAGCCTtggaaggcaggggtgggggtggggcatggAGAGTGAAAGAAGGGAGTGGTAAGAACCAGATCAGAGAGAATGGGAGATGAGCTTCAAAGTGGAGAGTGGGGACCTGCAGTGGTGGAGATGTGGGGGATCAGCCGGATCGCCACGTCAAGGTCATGGGGAAGCCCTCCGGTGGGAGAGAACGCTGAGATGGAGGCACAGGGTGGCAGCAGAGATGGAGCTAGGGGAGTGTATGGAGAGTGGGCTGGGTAAAGTCAAAGAGCTGCGGGCTGGGGGCTGGAAGCCTGGGAGGACACCTGCAGGTATGAGGCTCTGGGAGGAGCCAGTCGTAGCCTCCCgttccccagcctccctgcctcaaCCCCACAGGTGGGCATCACCCTGCACTACTCCTCCCTGTCCACGCTGCTCTGGATGGGCGTGAAGGCACGAGTGCTCCACAAGGAGCTCACCTGGAAGGCACCCCCTCCGCAAGAAGGGGACCCTGCCCTGCCCACTCCCCGTCCTATGCTCCGGTACCTACTTTCAATTCCAGTTTGCAATGGGGGAGGGAATCCGAGGCAGGTATAGGAAACCTCCCAGGGTGGGTTCAAGGTCTCTGGGAGATCACTCTCCAAAGACAAGAGAGGCTCGGTCCTAGACTCAGTAGGTCACAGTAGGCCGTGCACTGGGGGCATCCGGCAGGTTTCTGGGGCATGACAAGGCCAGGGAAGGAGGTGACTCCAAATGTCATGGCACTGGGGAACCTGAGTGGCACCCCTGACTTCTGCATTGTTGAGGGTGAGAGAGCAATTCTGGCCTCTGCCCCTTAGAACAGTCATGGCCAAGTCCAAATAGTCCCTGCAGGGACCTTGCATCCCTGGCAAAAAATTCTGACTAAAGGAGAAAGAGGATGGGACAGAAACACCAAACAAAGGGCTCTGAGCACCCAGTTCTTCCCTTCGCTTTCCCCACCTCTCAGACTCCCAATCCCTTATTCCCTCCAGGTTCTATTTGATTGCTGGAGGGATTCCACTCATCATCTGTGGCATCACAGCTGCCGTCAACATCCACAACTACCGGGACCACACCCCCTAGTGAGCACCACTCCGTCCTGCCCCAAGACCACCTACCTAACACCAATGCCTTCTGCTCCACTGGCAGGGTCTCCTGCCAGGTCCACCCAGCAGTAACCCAACCCAAGCCCATGCATGCTGACCAACCTATCCTTGCCTCAGCACTCACCATATCCTGTCTTCCCCAATCACTCCCGTCCCTGGCCCTACCCTGGCCATGCCCCCTCTCCTCATTACTGCTTCTCTCCTGCAGCTGCTGGCTGGTGTGGCGTCCAAGCCTCGGTGCCTTCTACATCCCGGTGGCTTTGATTCTGCTCATCACCTGGATCTATTTCCTGTGTACAGGGCTGCGCTTACGGGGCCCTCTGGCACAGAGCCCCAAGACAGGCAACAGCAGAGCCTCCTTGGAGGCAGGGGAGGAGCTGAGGGGCTCCACCAGGCTCAGGGGCAGCGGCCCCCTCCCAAGTGACTCAGGTTCCCTTCTGGCTACTGGGAGCACGCGGGTGGGGACGCCGGGGCCCCCGGAGGATGGTGACAGCCTCTATTCTCCAGGAGTCCAGCTAGGGGCGCTGGTGACCACGCACTTCCTGTACCTGGCCATGTGGGCCTGCGGGGCTCTGGCCGTGTCCCAGCGCTGGCTGCCCAGGGTGGTGTGCAGCTGCCTGTACGGGGTGGCAGCCTCTGCCCTGGGCCTCTTTGTCTTCACCCACCACTGTGCCAGGCGGAGGGACGTGAGAGCATCCTGGCGCGCCTGCTGCCCCTCTGCCTCGCCCTCGGCCCCCCATGCCCCACCCCGGGCCCTGCCCGCCACCGCAGAGGACGGTTCCCCGGTGTTCGGGGAGGGGCCGCCCTCCCTCAAGTCCTCCCCGAGCGGCAGCAGCGGCCACGCGCTGGCTCTGGGCCCCTGCAAGCTCACCAACCTGCAGCTGGCCCAGAGTCAGGTGTGtgagccaggggtggtggcccGCGGGGAAGGAGAGCTGGAGCCCATGGGCCCCCGGGGGAGCCTCGCCCCCCGCCACCACAACAACATGCACCACGGGCGTCGGGCGCACAAGAGCCGAGCCAAGGGGCATCGTGCTGGGGAGGCCGGCGGAAAGAACCGGCTCAAGGCCCTGCGCGGGGGCGCGGCGGGGGCGCCCGAGGTGCTGTCCAGCGAGAGTGGCAGCCTGCACAACAGCCCCACCGACAGCTACCCCGGCAGCAGCCGCAACAGTCCGGGCGCCGGCCTGCAGCTGGAGGGCGAGCCCATGCTCACGCCGTCCGAGGGCAGTGACACCAGCGCCGCACCGCTCCCCGAGGCGGGCCGGCTGGGCCAGCACCGCAGCGCCAGCCGCGACAGCCTCAAGGGCAGCGGCGTGCCGGAGAAGGAAAGCAAGCGCCGCTCGTACCCGCTCAATGCAGCCAGCCTAAACGGCGCCCCCAAGGGGGGCAAGTACGATGACGTCACCGTGACGGGCGCGGAGTCGGCAGGTGGCTGCATGAAGACCGGACTCTGGAAGAGCGAGACAACGGTCTAGGGTTGGGGGCGCGACGCGGTAGACGGGCTGGCCACGCGCCTCGTTCCCCCGCTTCTCGGGGTCCTCCAAGGCGTCTCGGTAGTCAGCCGGTTGGAGGCGGAGGATCCGATAGGCAGATGTTCCCCGCTTGCCTAGAGGGCACCCCTCTGGGGTAGCGACAGACAATCCCAGAAACATGCGTAACACATTTCTGTCCAGCCCGGGACAGTCTGGACAGTCGGTGCCCTGCCAGGAAGGGGGAAAGCCTCCGTCTGTGGGGTCACCCACAAGAATGAAGGCACAGCACAGCCCAGGTGGGCCCTCCCCAAgtactcccacccccacccactgtccctgcAGCCTCACTGGGGGCCAGCTGCCtcaccagggaagcagaggtgagaGTGTGGGAACTGTGCTCTTTCTTCCCTGCCCTCTCCTGAAGTCAGCCCAGCCCCTGCCTAGATCCTAGGCCCCTTTTCCTCCCGGGTTTGGCTGGCAGGAGAGCCAGCCCAGCACATGAAGCAGGTGAAGTGAAATCACAAGGTGCTGCTTTTCAGATCAACTATGCTAGAGGGGAGGATGAGGCCCTGTGAAAGGCAGCTCTAGAGATCAACCAGTCCCAGGTGAGCGGAGTGGGAACCCACACAACTAGGAACAAAGCCACCATTCCCACAGAGGTGGTACTTAAACCAGACAGCAGGGCTCAGAGGTGGCACACTGGGACAAAGCCAAGGCCCTGCACCTCAACAGCTGACTGCCAGGTGCCCGCAGGTACTGAGCGGAGTAGAGGAGGCTGGCAGGTGGAACTGGGGCAGAATCTAGTCAGGCCCTGAAGCTAGTCCTGTAAATAATGGCACCCCCATAAAGCTGCAGGTGGTGTTTGGAGAAGCTTACTTCTCAGTTAAAATATCCATGGCCCCAGTTTCAGCCTTACACCAAGGGACTTAGAGCACTTCCTTGCCTCCATGAGGCCAGATGGAAGAACTATCCCAATCATTTGATCTCCAGCTCCATAGCAGAGAAACCTACAAAATGTCAAACCAGCTTCCCAACTCCCAGGAGCCCAAGCCTACCCCAGAGGCAGTGGCTGGGGTCCCTGCAGACCAGGAGGGGCCTATGCCTTTACTACTTTTAAACACCAGCACCCATCTTTTCCCCAACCTAAAACCACCCACCAGCATCTTACTACATGATCAAATGGAAACTGAGGGAACCCTGGGTCTTGGGGAGAGCAAGAAATCCACATCTGGCCTAGATTTCCTCCCAGTCCTTGTATCACCCTGACCTGATCACCAAGGTGACAGAGGACACAGGAGGGGAAAAACCCACACACACTCCTTGGGATGGGTCCTGTTATTTATGCTTGCTGCACAGacatattagaagaaaaaaagctttgTATTATTCTTCCACATATGCTGGCTGCTGTTTACATACCCTGCCAATGCCTTAGCACTGGAGAGCTTTTTGCAATACgctggggaaaagggagggagggaatgaaagtgccaaagaaaacatgtttttaagaGCTCGGGTTTTATACAATAGAATGTTTTCTAGCAGATGCCTcttgttttaatatattaaaattttgcaAAGCCCTTTGAGCTATTGCCTTAGTCCACCCACTGTCCTTGTTATGAGGTAGGCGCTGTCATGACACCATACACACAAACCCACCTCCTGTGAATGGACACAGGGCCAGGAAATCCCCAGTTCCTGCTCCTCTAAGGGTTGATACTGCTGGGAACATCAACCGCTTCACAAGCAGAGGGAAGTCCCCTCGGGCCTGCAGGAGCAGCAGTGGTGTGTCCAATTCAAACCCGCATCAAAGAGCCTGGTATTTTCCCATCTATGAGGAGAGCCATCTCATGGAACAAGGACATATGCAAGTTGCTCTCCTGCACCAAGGGATGGGAGTCTCTCCTACCTATAATTGTCCCTGCACTCCTGACTTTATTCCAGGACCCAAGGTCCAACTAATGGCAGAGCCCCTCTTGTTTCCTTCAGATAAGAAAGGCAATACCTACGGACCCGGGTACACTTCCATCCTTGGCTATGACAGGTTTCCAAGCTTCTATCAGAGTGGGATGAAGTGCTCCCAAGGGATGTGTCTCAGGGAGGGTTAGCGACACTCATGGCAGCCTGTCTAGCAGCCTGGGCTCTCTGAAAGTCCCTAACTTCCTGAGGGGTACGCAAATACTGTTCTATTTCACTATCAGAAATGTCCTCATCTCCAGTGACGGTGGAGacttggggtggggggcaggtcCGCTTCGGGGGCTTCAACATGCAGGGTGGGAGGAGAAGGGCAGGACTGGCCGGTCGCTTCCCCTGGAGCAAACCTAAGGAATTATTCCCCActtccccttctccctgcccCTGTCCCTGCCCTGGCGGCTCCTTCTCTAGGGTCTCCACTTCTGCTGCCCCATCCCGAAAGGCCGAGCGGACCAGCGAGTGGCGGTGCTGGAGAAGGTCACCAATGTGCTTCACCACAGACCGTTTGTCAAGTCTCAAAACCCGTAACCAGGCCAGGTGCTCAGCCATCCGCAGCAGTACAGCCAGCAGCTCCTGCAGGCGGGAGGATGCGGGGTAGGGCAGGTCCACATTTGCCAATTTACAAAATCGAGCAAGGGAGCATGACAGCCGATATGCAGGCTGCAGTGACTGCCAAGCCAGGAAAGTCGCAGCAGTGATGACGGGCAAGGGATGCCGCCCGGTCACCAGCCACGTCTCACTCGCCAGCTCCACCAACTGCAGCGTTCGAGACAGcatcttctctttgtcttccaCATATTTGGCTGGCACAGAAGGCGAAGCTTGGAACAGTTTGAAGCTGAAACAACCAAAATGAGGGATGGATCTTAATGACATGGGGGCTGCTCTCCCACAGTGAGGAAAGACAGCCCACTCAAGACAGGGAAGCTATTCTGTCCTCAGGAATACTCAAGCTCACTGGGCAGCAAGTTtataaaagcaatgagaaaaaaagagggtGTCTTCTGCTTGTTAGGGGAAGGCAGAGGAATGCATGAGTGCGTGAACATTTACTAAGTGCCTCCCAGTCGCCATTATTCTGAGTGCTTTACAATGTTCTCATGTAAtctacaggcacatgcaccaTCTTATGTGCATGTACAGTTGAAAAACTTGCCCACAGTTCATCTAGTCACGCAGTAACCAAGCTTCAAATACAAGGCTATTTGATACCAACAGCCTCTGCTTTCAACATTATTtgtcagaaaaaggaaatgaacacaGCTACTTCAAACAAGGAAAGggttgctgggcgtggtggctcacacctgcaataccagcacgttggggggctgaggcaggcaaatcgcttgagcccaagagttccaggctgcagtgagctaggatggcaccactgcactccaggctgggtgacaagagtgaaaccctgtcttttttttttttgagacggagtttcgctcttgttacccagactggagtacaatggcatgatctcggctcaccacaacctccgccttctgggttcaagcaattctcctgcctcagcctcccgagtagctgggactacaggcgtgcaccaaccatgcccagctaatttttgtatttttagtagagacggggtttcaccttgttgaccaggatggtctcgatctcttgacttcgtgatccacccgcctcggcctcccaaagtgctgggattataggcgtgagccaccacgcccagcccgagaccctgtctttaaaaaaaaacaaaaacaaaactagaaaaggCTTAGCTTCTAAGCCCAGTTCTGTCATTAACTAATATCCTTTTGGCTTCCTGTGCAGATGATCCTGCTGAGACAGAGCTGGGCATTCAGCCACACAGGCCCTGCACAGCACACAACTCTAGGAACTGCCATGCACGCAGCACATGAGTGGCACAACTCAGCAGCCCTGTGCCAAGGCTCAGACCTACTTTCCCCACATCACTGGGTTGCTGTGAGGGCAAAGAGGTTTGAAAATTAAAGCATTCtttggcggggcacagtggcttatggttgtaatccaagcatttgggaggctgaaatgggtggatcgcttaagcccagaagttcaagaccagcctgggcaacatggcaaaccccatctctactaaaaacacaaaaattagccaggtgtggtggcatgcacctgcagtctcagctatgtgggaggctgaagcacgaaaatcacttgaacccaggaggtagaggttgcagtgagccgaaatcatgccactgcactccaggcctgggcaacacagcaagacatggactaaaaaaaaaaaaaaattatagcattctaaacaggtaaaacaatattaaccttattAGTACAAGTATAAACTAAAGATCTTTCTCCCACATCCTTTTATACGGGCTTTGGTCAAAAAAAGATGGCCAAGGCCAGGAGCGGGGGCtaatgcctgttatcccagcactttgtgaggctgaggcaggcagattacctgaggtcaggtgaaCTGAGGGAAGTAGAGAGAGCTGGCAGGTGGAACCAGGGCAGAATCTAGTCAGGCCCTAAGGCTAGTCCTATAAACAATGGCGCCCCCATAGGgttgttcaagatcagcctggtcgacatagtgaaaccccatctctactaaataaaaaaatacagggtggtggcgggcacctgtaatcccagctacttgggaggctgaggcaggagaataacttgaacccaggaggcagaggttgcagtgagctgaaatcacgccactgcactccagcctgggtgacaaaagtgagattccatctcaaaaaaaaaagagagagatgtctAATGGTCAAAGAACTCAGGTCTAAGGACCCATCCCATCCCACTGTCTCCCACCAGGAAGGTACCTGCTGCAATAGGTCTTCACCAGTTCTGCCAAGCACAGAGATGGCACATCCAGTCCCAGGAGCTTCACTATCTGCATGTAAGTGCTAGAAAATACATCCAAATCTGCATACAACAGCGTGCAGATGGCTCCCATGGTTAGGGGCCAGTTATGCTGTCGACAGGTGATTAAGACACAGCACCCAACCAACACCTCCTTCTTTTGCAGCCTGGCAGCTCGAATGCCAGCATGCCGGTATGCCTGTTGGTAGTAGGCAACCGCGGTGTCCTCAAATGTTGGTGGCAACTGCAGAACTCGACAAAGGTCTCTCACTCGGCGGAGACCTAGGAAAAACCCACGGGAAGAGTTAGAGGGGTCAAAGGAACTATCATACAGTTCCTAGAACATTCTGCTAGGACTTACTTAGATCTGCTAAACTTGCCTCAGATACCAGATGCACAAATTATGTACCTTTCTGCATAAACAGGAGTGACACTTGGTATGATCAttctaaaaacacagaaacatttCTGTAAAGAAGTCACATTTCAACCTACTGGTTTTTGGAGGCCGGTTTGATTCAGGGCCAAGCCAAAATTTTAACCAGGCTCTTAGAGGCTACCTCAAACATACATCTGATCTAACCCAAACCTTATACTGAATTGCTGCCTTCTCAGAACCATcccattttatcttattttatttatttttctgaaatggagcATGGCTcagtcacccagattggagtgcagtggggcaatcttagctcactgaaacctcctcctcccaggttaaagtgattctcctgcctcagcctcctgagtagctgggatcacgggtgcgtaccaccacacccatgctggtcttgaactcctgacctcaagcgatctgccagtCTTGATCTCCGAAAGTGCTcagactataggtgtgagccaccattcccattTGAAATTTCTAACTGCCATTCGCTTCTACTCTACCTCACACCAGCAATGCTGAAAACAGGAAAAGCAAAGAGCAGGGCTAGGCCACCACCAGgacagttttcttttcattttttttttttctgaagatggagtcttggtctatcacccaggctggagtgcagggcacgatctcagctcactgcaacctccgctcccaggttctagtaattctcctgcctcagcctcccaagtagctgggactacaggtgggtaccaGCAAGccgggctgatttttgtatttttagtagagacagggtttcaccatgttggccaggctggtcttgaactactgacctcaggtaatccaccaccttggcctctcaaagtgctgggattataggcatgggccacagcgcctggcctaggatagttttctttaaaaccaCTGTGTTGTAAAAGGTCAATTCTCACCTCGTTGCTGGCTGCGACTAACTTGTTCGTTTTCCCCTGTGCTTCGGGAATATGTTACCTCTGTAAGATAATAAACAACAAATAGTGTGCTTAGCCTTTATTCATCAGAACCCTGCCCTCCCACCACACAAAACCAGGACACAGACTTCAAATCATTGAGCAGCTGCTGCTGTACAATTAATGGCCCCATCTAGTTTTCTATGTCTACAAGCAATTCCAGATACACAGAGACTGGGAAAGGTTAGGACTGCACTAAAGGAGCTCCATGTTTTCCAAATTTCAAGTCATCCTTCCAGTACATTCCATACAGACAATTTTTCCTAGTAGCAGACTTGTTTGTTGTTTGTTAGGAAGTTTtcctctatagcccaggctggagtgccgtggtgcaatcatagctcacggcagccttcaactgccaggctcaagaaatcctcctgcctcagactcctggatagctggtattacaggtgtatgccaccacacctggccaattgttcatttttttttcaaggcatttgtctcattatgctgcccaggctggtcttgaactccccggctcaaacaatcctctctgCTCTACCTCctaaagcgctaggattacaggcgtaagccactccACCCAGGCAATGGCTGCAGATTTTGAGGGCTGCACTGCTCAGAAActtggaaagcaaagaaaaaaagtgatgtGCCAGTTTGTGCTTAAAGCTATTTCAGGGTAATAATACATGCTATAATCATAAAGAACTAGGCAACAGGCAATCCTTCCACCATGACCAGACATGGCAAGATGAATGGAACTTTGTTTCTGTTTCacttattcaacatttattataCGCACCATATATGCCAGATACTAAGTACTAGGAAAACACAGATCAATGGCAGtccccatctccttcagttccctCGCTCACTTTAGGTCGTTTTCTCCCATATTAAGTGTGCGCGTTCCAGTTAGCAgtatggggggtgggggagcgggGAGACAAAAGGAATCTGACGTTAATCCCTCCACCGCCCCAGGCTGTACCCAGGGCCACAGTACCTCGGAGATTGCCCTCGTCGCTGAAGGTAGTGGTAAGGACCCCCTCTGTGACGACGCAGCCGCAGTCGGAGCACACCAGCTGGCTCTGCGAATAGTGCGAGTCTTCCACGAGCTCCGTAGAGCCGCAGTCGGGGCAGCGGCCTCTGCCTGGCATCTCACAACCGGCCCCAAATCCGTGGAATCCTTCGGAGACTC
Encoded proteins:
- the BRF2 gene encoding transcription factor IIIB 50 kDa subunit, with the translated sequence MPGRGRCPDCGSTELVEDSHYSQSQLVCSDCGCVVTEGVLTTTFSDEGNLREVTYSRSTGENEQVSRSQQRGLRRVRDLCRVLQLPPTFEDTAVAYYQQAYRHAGIRAARLQKKEVLVGCCVLITCRQHNWPLTMGAICTLLYADLDVFSSTYMQIVKLLGLDVPSLCLAELVKTYCSSFKLFQASPSVPAKYVEDKEKMLSRTLQLVELASETWLVTGRHPLPVITAATFLAWQSLQPAYRLSCSLARFCKLANVDLPYPASSRLQELLAVLLRMAEHLAWLRVLRLDKRSVVKHIGDLLQHRHSLVRSAFRDGAAEVETLEKEPPGQGQGQGEGEVGNNSLGLLQGKRPASPALLLPPCMLKPPKRTCPPPQVSTVTGDEDISDSEIEQYLRTPQEVRDFQRAQAARQAAMSVANPP
- the ADGRA2 gene encoding adhesion G protein-coupled receptor A2 isoform X2 produces the protein MSCQPLRDLGTEFLTCDCHLRWLLPWARNRSLQLSEHTLCAYPSALHAQALGSLQEAQLCCEGALELHTHHLIPSLRQVVFQGDRLPFQCSASYLGNDTHIHWYHNHAPVEGDEQAGILLAESLIHDCTFITSELTLSHIGLWASGEWECSVSMAQGNASKKVEIVVLETSASYCPAERVANNRGDFRWPRTLAGITAYQSCLQYPFTSVPLSGGTPGTRASRRCDRAGHWEPGDYSHCLYTNDITRVLYTFVLMPINASNALTLAHQLRVYTAEAASFSDMMDVVYVAQMIQKFLGYVDQIKELVEVMVDMASNLMLVDEHLLWLAQREDKACSRIVGALERIGGAALSPHAQHISVNARNVALEAYLIKPHSYVGLTCTAFQRREGGMLGTQPGNAGQNTPPEPEPPADQQLRFRCTTGRPNISLSSFHIKNSVALASIQLPPSLFSSLPAALAPPVPPDCTLQLLVFRNGRLFRSHGNTSRPGAAGPGKRRGVATPVIFAGTSGCGVGNLTEPVAVSLRHWAEGAEPVAAWWSQEGPGGSGGWTSEGCHLRSSQPNVSALHCQHLGNVAVLMELSTFPREVGGMGAGLHPVVYPCTALLLLCLFATIITYILNHSSIYVSRKSWHMLLNLCFHMAMTSAVFAGGITLTNYQMVCQAVGITLHYSSLSTLLWMGVKARVLHKELTWKAPPPQEGDPALPTPRPMLRFYLIAGGIPLIICGITAAVNIHNYRDHTPYCWLVWRPSLGAFYIPVALILLITWIYFLCTGLRLRGPLAQSPKTGNSRASLEAGEELRGSTRLRGSGPLPSDSGSLLATGSTRVGTPGPPEDGDSLYSPGVQLGALVTTHFLYLAMWACGALAVSQRWLPRVVCSCLYGVAASALGLFVFTHHCARRRDVRASWRACCPSASPSAPHAPPRALPATAEDGSPVFGEGPPSLKSSPSGSSGHALALGPCKLTNLQLAQSQVCEPGVVARGEGELEPMGPRGSLAPRHHNNMHHGRRAHKSRAKGHRAGEAGGKNRLKALRGGAAGAPEVLSSESGSLHNSPTDSYPGSSRNSPGAGLQLEGEPMLTPSEGSDTSAAPLPEAGRLGQHRSASRDSLKGSGVPEKESKRRSYPLNAASLNGAPKGGKYDDVTVTGAESAGGCMKTGLWKSETTV